DNA from Asticcacaulis sp. ZE23SCel15:
AGTGGCTTCCGAAATCAGAAGCCCCGCCGAAGCGCGCTGACTGTAATATTCTGCGGCCAGATCGCCTGGCACAAAGTCCGCCCCGGCGCGATTGCGGGTCAGGGGCGCCATTACGATGCGGTTGGAAAGGGTCAGTACGCCCAGTGTATAGGGCTCGAAAAGAGTGTCTTTTGTCATGTTTTACCTATGAGGTTTATGCAACGGTCGTAGCCGGGAAAGTCGAACCTTGGCCATCTAGGCCTGTGTCAGGTAGCGCTCCGCAGGCTCGGACTGACGGGTGTTCGGAAGTATGGCCACACGCGCCGCCTGATAAGCCTCCCATTGGCCGGCATCGGGAAGCACCGGAATGGTCACGGTCTCGCGGCGGTCAAAGCCTACAAGTGCGGCATCCACCAGATCACCGACCTCCATCACCCCAGTCAGGGTGTTGACGTCTACACCAGAATGTTCCCAAATTTCCGTGCGGGTCGCCGCAGGCAGAACGGCCTGCACATAAACGCCCTTGGGGCCCAACTCTACACTTAAGCCCTGCGACAGGAAGGTGACGAACGCCTTGGTGGCCCCGTAAACCGACATCGCAAACTCCGGCGCCAGCCCGACAACCGATGAAATGTTGATTATGCCGCCTTCCCCCGCCTCTGCAAAGCGCGGGGCGACGGCGCTGGCCAGACGTACGACAGCGGTCGTGTTCAACGCGACCAGTTTGGTAATATCATCGGTCGTTTGCGTTACAAAACTTCCGGGCAGGTTTCCGCCGGCATTGTTGACGAGCACGCCGATACTATGGTCATCGCGCAGGCGTGTTTCTACGGCCGCGAGATCATCAGAAATTGTGAGATCGGCCTGAAGAATGTCGATCGCGACGCCTGTTTCTTCGCGCAGACGGGCGGCGACCTCTTCCAGTCTGGCCCTATTGCGGGCAACAAGAACGAGGTCATGCCCGCGGCGTGCGAAACGATCGGCGTAGATCGCGCCGATGCCGGTTGACGCGCCGGTAATGAGCACTGTGGCTTTATTAGTCATAATACTATCTCTTTAGTTTTTTTACAGAATTGAGCCCGATTGAGGGCGGTTCACATTTAGGCGCCCGGTGTAACGGTGATGACGACCTTGCCCTTGGCACGACCGCTTTCGACATATTCCAGAGCGTCCGGGGTTTTCTCAAAGGGGAACACCTTGTCCACGACCGGTCGAATGACGTTGGCCTCGACCAGAGCGGTGATCTGGCGTAATTGCGCACCGTCGGCGCGCATGAACAGGAACGCGTAGCGGACGCCAAGTTTGCGCGCCTGCTTGCGCACCTTGCCGCTCAGCAGGCCCATGACAAACTTCAGCATAGGGTTCAGTCCTTGAGCCTTGGCAAAGTCGGGATCGGGTGGGCCGGAAATAGAAATGGCCAAACCACCCGGCTTCAACACGCGCAGCGACTTTTCCAGAGTGAGGGCGTCCTGGCTGTTGAGCACCAGATCGTACCCGGACAGCACCGTCTCGAAATCCTGCGTCTTATAATCGATGACAACATCGGCCCCCAGTTGCTTGACCAGATCGGCGTTCTTTGCGCTGGTCGTGGTGGCAACCTTTGCCCCCAGATGCTTGGCAAGCTGAATGGCAAAGGTGCCAACGCCGCCCGATCCTGCCTGAATGAACACCTTTTGTCCGGGCTTGACCTTGCCGACTTCGACAAGGGCCTGCCAGGCGGTCAGCCCCACCAAAGGCAGAGACGATGCCTCTTCCATAGTAAGATTACGGGGTTTTGGCGCCAGATCTGCCGCCTTGACGGCGATGCTGTCGGCAAAGGTGCCGAACTGGAAGTCTCGGGGGCGGCCATAGACCTCGTCACCGGGTTTAAATCCTTTCACCTGCGCACCCACCCGCACAACCGTACCGGCCAGATCGTGGCCGAGAATGAACGGAGGCTTATACGGCAAAAAAGCTTTGAACTCTCCGTCCCGGATCTTGGAATCGAGCAGGTTCACCGCCGTGGCATGAATCCGCACCAGAACGTCGTCGTCCTGAATTTTAGGTTCCGGCAACTCGGCTAAACGCAGAGCGCCCTTTTTTTGATATGTATCAACAACGAAGGCCCTCATGGCGCTTTCTCCAATTTAAGTAGAATGGCTACGTTACGCGGCCAGAAAGGCCAAAGCCTTGGTCACAAAGTCGGCATGGTTTTGGAATATGCCGCCATGTCCGGCGTCGTCGTAGATCACAAGTTGCGCGTTCGGGATGCGCCGCGCCATATCATGACTATTTAGGGTTGGAACCATGATATCATTATCACCGTTGGCGATCAGTACCGGGATGCTGATCTGAACTCAGATCCTGAGGTGCCTGACGCCCCCACGCTGTAATCGCCTTGAGTTGCCGCAGAAAGGCGCTTGGTGTTGGGGCTTTATCCCGATCCAGCTTACGCTCAGTGAGTCTTTGCAGAAAGTCGGCAGCGGCGCGGCGGCCATTGGGTGTGGAAGTGAAAAACAGATAGGTCTTGGGGTCCTTGCGCGTAAGGATACCTTTAAAGATAAGCGGCCACGACACCGGCCCGACCTTATCAATGCCCTTGCCGCCTGCAGGGCCCGTACCCGCTAAAATCAGCTTTCGCACCAGACCCGGCGTCTTCAGGGTGATGTCCTGAGCGACAAATCCCCCAAGTGAGAAGCCCAGCAGATCGACCTTATCGAAGCCCATCGCCCGGATCAGAGCAATGGTATCACGCGCCATCTCGTCTATGGTCAGCGGCGCTTTTCCCTCCGAAGCACCAATCCCGCGGTAGTTTATGGCAATGATGTTGTGGTGCGAGGCCAGACCATCGACGATACGCGGGTCAAAATTATCGAGTACCGCGCCCCAGTGATTCAGGAGAATAAGCGGGACGCCGCCCCTCGGTCCGAATTCACGATAGGCGAACTTCGTCTCGCCGACGTTTATGGATCGGTTGGCGGCTTCGGTATAGCGGATGGCGGGTTCGGGAACCGTGAATGGGGTTGTCATGATCGTCCTGTGGGGCTCGGATCGGGCCAGAGAATGGGAGGGGAATGGCGATCTCAGGCGATACCGAACTGCTTACGCAAGGTCGCGTCGAACAAAGCGCGTGGCAGAAAGCGCCTTGCAAAGGCGGTTTGTCGCGCGGCCTTACCAGAGGGATAGCGAAGCCGGGGTGTCTTGTCCTGTGCGGCCGCCAAAATGGTCGCCGCAACATCTTCGGCCGTGTCTCCAGCGGCCATGGCGGCGTCAAAGGCCGCCTGATATTTAGCCTTCGTCTGCGCATAAGCGGCTACAGGACGGTCGCCCTGCGGTGAATTGGCCTCGATGGAGGTCTTGGTGGCCCAGGGCTCAATTACCGCGACGCGGATGCCGAACGCACGCACTTCGTGGTCCAGAGATTCCGAATAGCCCTCAAGGGCGTGTTTGCTGGCGCCGTAATAGGCCCCGAACGGCCCCGGTATCAGTCCCATAACTGACCCTATATTGAGGATGCGGCCATGGCCCTGCTGACGCATGAGCGGCAGAACCGCATTGGTCACACGGACAACACCCAGGAAGTTGGTGTCAAACAGCGCCCGCACCTGATCTATCGAGCTTTCTTCAGCCGCACCGGACACTGCGTAACCGGCATTGTTGATCAGTAAATCGATATGACCCAGTTCAGAATATGCGACCGCAATGGCTTTGGCGACGGAGTCATCGGAGGTAACATCACAGGCAATCATCCGGATGCCGTCGCGCACTTCGTTGGGCGTTGCCTTACGGCTGGTGCCGATCACGCGATACCCAGCCCTGGACAGGGCCAAAGCGGCTGCCTTGCCGATGCCGCTTGATGCGCCGGTAACGAATGCCGTTTTGTCGCGGCGAGCTTTTTTAGACAAGGCCATTATCGTTCCTTTCTCAGGTGTCCGGCGATGGTCAGGCCTCAAATGAAGGTAAACGACGCCGTATATATTTTAGATGACAATTATCATCTTTCATGATAGATGATCTTTATAATCTAAATTGTCAAGCGCGTTTTTGACTAATTGTGGACGTATACCTACGAAGCAGACCAGTCTGGTTTTTGCTGGCGAGGCACGCCCCGAAAGGACAAGCACAGATGAGAGTGTCACGAGAAAAGGCCCAAGAGAGCCGTGAGCAGGTCATTGACACGGCGGCGCGCTTACTGCGTGAACGCGGCTTTGACGGCATTGGCGTGGCTGATATTATGAAGGCGGCGGGGATGACGCATGGGGGGTTTTATCGCCACTTCGAGTCAAAGGACGAACTGGCCGTCAAAGCCAGTGAACGGGCGATCACCGAGTCAAAAGCCGTGATCGTCGATGAGTTGTCAAAAAAGCCGCAAGACCCGCTTCGGGCCATCATTGAGCGCTATGTTTCTGCGGTTCATCGCGACGACCCCGGCACCGGCTGCATATTGCCAGCCCTGGCGGCAGACGCCGCGCGCCGCGACGATCCGGCCTTAAGTCAGGTTTTTACAGCAAATATACAGGAATATCTCGACCAGCTTGGTTTACTTCTGGCCGCCCGTCCTGCGGCAACCGGCGTGCGCACACCCGCCGCCATACTTGCTGAAATGGTCGGCGCCGTCGTTCTGTCGCGCGTGATTAGCGACGACGCTTTGGCAGATCGGCTCATTGCCGACGTGGTGGAGGATATAGTCGGTGACTAGCCCCCATCAGAGCCTGATGAACGCACTTTTGCATCGCCTGCTGCGGCAGTCTTTCCGAATGAAAAGGAATTAGGCAGGAAATCTCAACTCAGCGGGATTGATACGTCATTGAGAGGGTCATTGACCGGGGAAGAACGCATCTGTCATTGAGACTAAAGATGCCTCCTTGCCTGCACACCCTTAAGTCTGTTCAGGTTCGCGCCCATTCCGGACATTTTACCCAAGTACGTGTGAGCACCCCATAAGCGGACAATTCTACGTCACACGCTTATTCTTTGCCGTCCGCATCGCTTTAATCCGTGCTACACTATCGGTATGCATAAGCGAGTTGCGGTGGGAGGGCCGGCAGAGAATCCGCTATGTCCGAAGATCAACTTCCTACCCACACGCCGCCATGGAACAAGGCCTTACTGATTGGGCAGAAAAAGCCACTCCAGCCTAAGCACGTGTGGTCAATTCGCGTAAGACTCGAATTGAGCCAGTCACCAAGAGACCTCGCCCTATTCAATCTAGCAATTGACAGTAAACTAAGGGCCTGTGACCTTGTGCGCCTGCGCGTAAATGATCTCTGCCAGGCCGGGAAAGTCCGTGACCGGGCGACCATTATTCAACAGAAGACCGGTAAGCCTGTAAAATTCGAAATCACTGAACACACCCGGTTGTCGGTTGAAAGACTGCTCGCGCAATTACCTAGTGGCGGCTCAGGGCACCTCTTCCCCGGCCGATCAAAACACCGGCCTCATATTTCCACAAGACAGTATTCTCGGATCGTGCACACTTGGGTCGAGAGTATCGGACTGGAGACGACGATGTATGGAACCCATACTATGCGTCGAACGAAAGCGTCACAGCTATATCGAAAGACAGGAAACTTACGAGCAGTGCAACTCCTCCTGGGTCATACCAAGCTGGAAAGCACGGTGAGGTATCTGGGCATCGAGGTTGATGACGCTCTGGAATTGGCCGAGCAGATCGATCTTTGATGCAGACGGCGTCGACCTTGGCGAGATATGCTACATGCCTAAAAGCGAGTCTCTTGGTCGACCCGCCACATCAAACGCCTGAAGAGATGGCGGCAGACGCATCCGGTACTTTTTCCAATTCAACAGCAGGGACAGCCGTAACGGAATAGCGCGCATCATCCCAAACCACGAGCGCAACGTCTGGGTCGCCATTCGCAATGGTACTCTCGCGCACAACCAGATCTTCCTTATCCGGTACGGTGGTTACGGTTCCAAGTCCTTTGATTTTGTGGCTGACGCGATCTTCGTTTTGATAAGACAGGGATAGGGTCATATTGGCTCCTTTGTCGTGATTTTGATAGTGCGGCATCGTTTGATACCTGACCGTCGGTGCATGCTGGCCGTGTCTTTGATCACAGTCCAGTCAAGTTCACGGCAGCTAAATGTGATCGACGTGATAGGAATATTTTGGGTATTCCTGACCCTATGAAAACGAGCCACATGTAAGAACTATAACAAATTAGCTACTCTCCCGATTTAAGGCAGAATTTCTAATTTGCAAATTAACACAGAATTAGTAGGAATAAAAACACGCCGACCATATGAATGGGGCGCTACTAATTTCGTGGCCGGACGTCAACGTCGCCGTATCCCCATCATTCAGGTCTGAGCAGCGCCCATGTCATGGTGCGCGACCTCGGACTTCAGCGATTTAGAAAGGCTCATTATCATGGGCAACCCTTCCGGCATTCGCCTTGACGGCGCATATGAAATTCCAAACCTGTGGTACACACGCTGCCCGGTGCCGACACCACTGGGACTGGCCGTACAACTGGGCTATTTTCGCGATGAATTTACCTCTGACGGGCTTGAACTGAAATCGCTTCAGGAAAGCCTTGATCCGGCCGTCATAAAATCGCATTTTGATCACACCCTGCAAAACTCATTTCGTCAGGGCGGAAATATTCCGGCGATCTGGGCCAAGGCTAATGGCCGCGACACGCGCGTGATCGGTCTGAACTGGACGGATGAATCGCTGCTGATTATCACCCTGCACGGCTCCGGCATCCGCACGATTAAAGACCTGAAGGGCCGCAGATTGGCCCTGCCCGTCAATCCGGGCAGCATAGACTTCAACCGCGCCACGGCACTTCGGGCCTATTACAAGGCGCTGGAACTGGAGGGGCTTGGCCTTAAGGACGTTGAACTATTTGATATTTTGGCCCCGGCCGCGATTGCGGTTGGCTCAGACGTTGACACGTCCGGCCACCGCATCCGCAGACGTTCAGGTTACTTTGCCGAAATCAAAGCCCTGCTTAACGGTGAGGTTGATGCGATCTTCGTCAAGGGCGTGTCCGGCCTTGAAATCACCCGCGCGCTGGCGGCTCACATTGTCACCGACATCGGCTTTCATCCCGACCCGAAGGTGCGCATTAACAATGGTGCGCCGCGTACCCTGACGGTCGATTCCGAACTGCTTGAGGCCCGCCCTGATCTGGTCGCCCGCTTCCTTAAACGTGTGGTCGAAGCCGGGGACTGGGCGCGTCAGCATCCGAATGAGACCCATGACTTCATTGCCCGTGAGACCTCATCCTTCCCCGATCTGGTGCGCGCGGCCTACGGCGAAAATGTTCACCACAACCTGGACACTTACCTGAATGATGAGGCCATTAACGCCTTGTCCGATTTCAAGGATTTCCTGTTCGAACATGGCTTCTTGAAATCCAATTTTTCCGTGCCCGACTGGATCTCCAGAGTGCCGTTCGAGCGGCTGGAAGCCGACAGCGCTTCTATTCAAGCTTCTGGCCGCATCCCTGCATAAATATCCCGTCACAAGACGGGTCATAAATAACGAAAAGTAATATCCCAATGACGACCTCCCCGAACGTCGTGCAGGCCTCTGCGCGCCGCACCCTGTGGCTTGCCTCGGCGGCCACCCTGTCCCTGATTACCGCGCCCGCCTTTACTCAAAAAGCGTTTACGCAAGACCTTTTGCTCGCCTCCGCCGATGATGTGGCGCAATCCGTGACCCGCGAAGCTCAGGCCGAAAAAGACCTGAAAAAAGACGACCGCGAAGACCGCATCGAAACCATCGTCGTCACCGCCAATAAGCGCTCGGAAAGCGTCCAAAAGGTGCCGACCGCCATTTCCGTGGTCGGCGGTGCCCAGTTGGAACGTAATGAAATCCGCTCGGCCGGCGATGTCGTGCGCTTTATCCCCAACGCCTCGGCCGCTCAGACCGAGTCGCGCAACCGTCCGCGCTGGTTCATCCGCGGCGTCGGCTCCAACGATCCGGGCGCCAATGTCGTCAATCCCGTCGGCGTCTATATCGACGAAGTGTATTTGAATGCCCCTTGGTTCCAGGCCTTCCCGGCCTTTGACCTTGACCGGGTCGAAGTCCTGCGTGGCCCGCAAGGCACCCTGTGGGGCAAGAACACGGTTGGTGGCGCGATCCACTATATTTCGCGCAAGCCTCAGTTTGAGACCGGCGGCTATGCCCGCGTCGGTGTCGGCAATCTTGATGCCTATAACGCTCAGGGCGCTGTGACCGGCCCGGTCAGCGAAAACATCGCCGCGCGCCTGTCGTTTAGTCTGGAAAACCGTGGCGGGGTCGCCACCAACAATGTCACCGGCGAAGACGATTTCGGCAAGGTCAAGGACGCCGCCCTGCGCTTTCAGTTGCTGGGTAAGGTCTCTGATAATATTGAAGTCCTGGCCTCAGTACGCGCCCGCAATTCCGACGGCACGCCGATCGCCCGTTACATTGAGCCCGCCTTCCCCGATAACGCCACATTCAAGGGCGCATCGGCGCCTGCTGATGACTATGGCAACACCCCGACCAATGCGCCGGATGTCGGATCATCTAACGTCGACGGCTCGTCCCGCACCGACCAAAAGGGGGCTACCTTCACCGTCAACTGGACGCCGGGTGATTACACTTTCACCTCGATCACCGCCTATGATGACGGCCAGCAAGTCTCGAAATCCGATGGTGATTTCACGGCGTTCGAAGGCTCACGCTCCTATGCGGATATCCAGAGCACCCAAGTCACGCAGGAGTTCCGCATCACCTCGCCGCGTGATGACCGCTTCAACTGGATCGCCGGGTTTCATTATTTCTATGAGGATTTCTCATCCAATTCCTCAACCGCCACCCTGCAGACCACGGCTTATCTTGATCGCGGCACCGGGGCTCAGCGCTGGCGCCACACCTATTTCCAGAACGTGAAATATGATCAGGAAGCCAAGTCCTACGCTTTGTTTGGATCGGGCACCTATAACTTTACCGGCAAGTTCTCGATCACTGGTGGCCTGCGCTATACGACCGAACAGCGTGACGCTAAGATCGACATCCTGAACGGTCTGGGCGAAGCCTCGACCCGCCGCCTGAACACGGTAGATCCCGCCACCGCCGCGACCACCGCCAAGCCGCTGATTACCTTTATCAATACCGGCCAGTGGTGGCTACGGTCAGCGGTGACCTCATCGGCCCCGTATCAGCCCTATGTGTCGGAACCTTCCAAGACCTGGAACCGCTGGACGTGGGATATAACCCCGCAATATAAGGTTTCCGACGATATCCTGTTGTACGCCAAGCACGCCCGTGGTTTCCGCTCCGGCACCTTTCAGGCCAGCGCCACCCAGTCCAACCAGTTTGATCCGAGCGGTATTGAGCCCGAAGACCTCTATTCCTACGAAGGCGGCGTAAAATCGCAGTGGTGGGATAAGCGCGTGCGCGTCAACCTGTCGGCCTTCTATTACGACTACAAAAAGGCGCAGGTGCTGGTGCAGGGCGTGCCCATCGTCACCGGCGGGACCACCGCCTTTGCCGCGCGCCTGATCAATGCTCAGGGCTGGTCGAAGGGGATCGAGCTTGATATCTCGGCCAAGCCCACCCCGAACCTGCGCCTTGATGCGGCACTCGGCACGCTCGATACCGAATATACGCAAGACTTCATCCCCAACAACCCCAATACCGGCCTGCTGTTCGGCAAGGGTAATGAGTTCACCCGCGCGCCGAAGTTCTCCGGCACGGTCGGGGCGGAATACCGCATCGCGACCAGCTTTGGGGACGTCACGCTGGCCACCGACTGGAGCTATCGCACCTCACAGTGGTTCACCGTTAATGCCCAGGAAAGCGATCCCACCAAGCTCGATTATCTGGTGTCTCAGTATCAGAAACAAAAAGGTTATGCGCTCGGCAATGCCCGCGTCACAGCCGCCATTGGCGATGATCTGGAGGTTTCAGCCTATGTCAGCAACCTGACTGATGAGACCTACAAAATCCTGACCTTCGGTACCCAGCAGGGCGCACGTCTGACCACCTATGGCGACCCGCGCACCTATGGCGTGACCGTCTCGGCCAAGTTCTAAGGGAGGATATTCGTATGTCCACGACCATGTTCAGAGCACTTCCTCGGCGCACCCTTTTGACCGGCCTTATCGGCATCACAGCGGCCCTTGCGGCCTGCGGCGAAAAACCGGCCTCAGCGCCTGCCGCCAAGCTGCCGGAAACGGTGACCATCGCGGCTATCTCCTACACCTATCAGGGCAAGCCGACCTTTAATGGGCTGTCTCAGGTGGTGATCAATCAGGGATGGCTTGAAGGGGAGCTTAAGAAAAAGGGTGTCGCTCTGAACTGGTTGCCGGTGCCAACTTCGGTCGGCGGCCCGCTGATCAACGAAGGCTTTGCGGCCAAGCGCATCGACTTTGCGGGCTACGGTGATTTTCCGGCCCTGATCGCCAAGTCGGGGGGCGTGGACATCCGCGCCATCACCTCCTCAGGTCAGGGCAACAATGCCTATCTGATTGTGCGCAAGGGGCTGGAGGCCAAATCCATCGAGGATTTAAAGGGCAAGTCGCTGGCTATCCATCGCGGCCGTCCGTGGGAGCTGACACTGGCCAAGCTGCTGGATTCCAAGGGCCTGAAGCTTACCGATTTCAAGATCTATAATCTCAACCCGCAGGCCGCCTATTCAGCACTGGCGGCCGGTAAGGTCGATGCGGTCTTTACCCTGTCCGAGGCCATCCTTCAGGAAGACAAGGGGGCCGGCACCATCATCTGGTCGACCAAGTCCAATCCCGAATGGAAGATGCGCACCGGCCTGTTTGCCCGCACCGAGTTCACGACGCAAAACCCGGAGCTGACCCAATTGGTGGTCAACGCCTACATCAAGGCGGCGCACTGGGCCTCACAGCCGGAAAACCGCGCCGCATTCCTTGAGCTGGCGTCGCGCGGCAATAATCCGACCAGCGTGCTGGAACGCGATTACGCTAACGAAGGCGGTGACTGGAACGACCATTTCTCGCCCATCATTGATCAGGGCTTTATCAACCATTTCGATGATGTGTCAAAATACACCTTTGAGAACAAGCTTGTCCAAAAAGAGGTCGCCAGCCGCGATTTCATCGACCCAACCTTTGTCAATCAAGGCATTGATGAACTGGGCCTGACAGGGTTCTGGAAAGAAACACCCGTCACAGGTCCGGTTCAATGAGTTCGGCCCCGGAGTCCTTATCCCCCTCTGGTGCCGGAACGTCCGAGGCGGCGGCCCCGGCTAATCCTCCCCTGGCCGCCGCCTCACCGGCTGTTTTTCTGGCCGGGTTCTCAACCCTTGCCCTGATCAGCGGCATCTCGATCGGTCTGGCTAAGGTCGTCACCCAGTTTTTCGCGCTGGCCATCGGTGCCGATGCCTTTCAGATCGGCCTGATCATGGCGATGGAATCGATTGGCATGGTTCTGGTCACCGTCCCCGCCGGTTTCATCATCGCCCGCTTTGGAGCCCGCAGGGTTTACGCCATCGCCTCATTAGGCCCGCTAATCGTCAATCTGCTGCTGCCCTTCGCCAGTGGAGTCATCGGTCTGGCGATCGGTCGTCTGGTGATCGGGTTGTGCATTCCATTCCGGATCGTGTCGATGAACTCGACCTTTCTGGCCCAGCTTAACCGCATCGGGGTGGGTAAGGCCGGTTGGTATCGCGGCGCGCTGACGGCAGGTCTGGCCCTGATCGGCCCGGCGCTGGCCACCGTACTTACCCAGCATGTCGACTATGTCTGGTCGTTCGCCATTATCGCCGCCCTGTTTGGCATTATGGCGGTGGGGTCGCTCTATTTCTTCACCGACGAAGCGCCCTCTACGCCCGCCCCCAAAGCCTTAAGCGCATCCGGCATCGCCTCTGAGGCCCGCACCTTACTGCGCAACAAAGACGTATCAGAAAGCTGCGTCATCGAATTTATCTCCTCGGCCACAGGATCATTGTTTGCCGCCTTCATCATCGTTGTGGCCGCCCACCTGAACGGCCTCACCAAAGAGGACGGCGTCCATATCATGCTGTTCCACGGGGCGATGACGGTGCTGGCCCTGTTCGGAGCCGGCCGCCTGACGCGCACGCTCAACAAATGGATCGCCTACGGGATCGGTTTGGTTCTGGGGACACTGGCCCTGATCATTCTGGGTACGGCCAGCGGGTTTGCCGCCCTTGCCATCGGGGCTGTCCTGCTCAGCGCGGGTCAATCCATCGTCCACCTCGTCAACATGCGGCTGTTGAGCACCCATCCCGGCGAAAAATCCAAAGTGTCGGGCCTGTTTAACCTGTCGTCCATGACCGGCTCCAGCGTCGGGGCGCTGGCGGGCGGGATCGTGTCCAAATTCGCCGGTGTCCAGTCGATCTACCTGTTGTGGCTGCCGGTGCTGTGGCTGGCCGCAGGCTACCTGTTCTTCGTTCTCAAAGGGACCAACCCTCATGAAGCCTGAGCTAGAGCGCATTCCGAAAAGTGTGAAGCGGTTTTCGGATTCAAATGCGCGTAAAAGTAAAATTTCAGAGCGCCGATCTGATTCAGTCAGATCGGAAAACGCTCTGAAACTCATCCTGTCGGTCGGATCGCCTCTGCTGCTGCTTATCGTGTGGCAGGCCGTGACCGCGTTTAAACTGTTCCCGCCCGAAGTGCTGGTCTCGCCTACCGCCGTCGTATCCGCCTTTGGCGAAGTCATCACCACCGGTGAACTGCAGCGCCACCTGTCGGAAAGCCTGACCCGTCTGGCAGGCGGCTTTACCGCCGGTGCGTCGCTGGGGCTGCTGTTCGGGCTGGCGCTGGCGCTATCGAAAACGGTGGAGCGGGTATTCGGCCCGACGTTTCAGGCCCTGCGTCAGGTGCCGGTTCTGGCCTTTATCCCCATGCTAATCCTGCTACTGGGCATCGACGAAGTGTTCAAGATCATCATCATCGCCAAGGCCGCCTTTTTCCCCGTGGCCTTGGCCGCCTACGACAGCGTTAAGGGCGTGCCGAAATCCTATTTTGAGGTGTCGTCGCTGTACCGGGCGCCGTGGTGGGTGCTGATCAGTAAAATCCTGATCCCCGCCACCATCCCCAATATTCTGGCCGGCGTGCGCCTGAGCCTGACCCGCTCGTGGCTGGTGCTGGTGGCGGCGGAACTGATCGTGGCCGATAGCGGTCTGGGCCAGATGATGGAGATGGGCCGTCAGATGTTCCGCCTCGATATCGTCATGGTCGGGGTGATCGTCGCCGGGGTCATCGGCTTTGGCCTTGACCGCCTGTTTCAGCTTTTGCAAGCGCACGCCCTGCGCTGGAAGACCGCGTGAGGCCGATCATGACATTAAAAACCCTCAACTTAAACGCCTTCAAACCGGTCTGGCTACTGGGCCTGATCCCGCCTGTCCTGTTCCTTTTGTGGTGGGATCATGAAGCCGCCAAGGGTGGCGCCAATGCTCTGGCCTTCGTATCTCTGGCACAGGTAGGTCAGGCCCTTATCGATATGTTTGCCACCGGTGAACTGGGCCTGTCCTATGGCTCCAGCCTTGGCCGCGCCTTGTCGGGCCTGCTGATCGGCGGCGGTATCGGCACACTGGTCGGCATTGCCATGGGCCTGTCAAAGCCGG
Protein-coding regions in this window:
- a CDS encoding TonB-dependent receptor, with the protein product MTTSPNVVQASARRTLWLASAATLSLITAPAFTQKAFTQDLLLASADDVAQSVTREAQAEKDLKKDDREDRIETIVVTANKRSESVQKVPTAISVVGGAQLERNEIRSAGDVVRFIPNASAAQTESRNRPRWFIRGVGSNDPGANVVNPVGVYIDEVYLNAPWFQAFPAFDLDRVEVLRGPQGTLWGKNTVGGAIHYISRKPQFETGGYARVGVGNLDAYNAQGAVTGPVSENIAARLSFSLENRGGVATNNVTGEDDFGKVKDAALRFQLLGKVSDNIEVLASVRARNSDGTPIARYIEPAFPDNATFKGASAPADDYGNTPTNAPDVGSSNVDGSSRTDQKGATFTVNWTPGDYTFTSITAYDDGQQVSKSDGDFTAFEGSRSYADIQSTQVTQEFRITSPRDDRFNWIAGFHYFYEDFSSNSSTATLQTTAYLDRGTGAQRWRHTYFQNVKYDQEAKSYALFGSGTYNFTGKFSITGGLRYTTEQRDAKIDILNGLGEASTRRLNTVDPATAATTAKPLITFINTGQWWLRSAVTSSAPYQPYVSEPSKTWNRWTWDITPQYKVSDDILLYAKHARGFRSGTFQASATQSNQFDPSGIEPEDLYSYEGGVKSQWWDKRVRVNLSAFYYDYKKAQVLVQGVPIVTGGTTAFAARLINAQGWSKGIELDISAKPTPNLRLDAALGTLDTEYTQDFIPNNPNTGLLFGKGNEFTRAPKFSGTVGAEYRIATSFGDVTLATDWSYRTSQWFTVNAQESDPTKLDYLVSQYQKQKGYALGNARVTAAIGDDLEVSAYVSNLTDETYKILTFGTQQGARLTTYGDPRTYGVTVSAKF
- a CDS encoding ABC transporter substrate-binding protein, which translates into the protein MSTTMFRALPRRTLLTGLIGITAALAACGEKPASAPAAKLPETVTIAAISYTYQGKPTFNGLSQVVINQGWLEGELKKKGVALNWLPVPTSVGGPLINEGFAAKRIDFAGYGDFPALIAKSGGVDIRAITSSGQGNNAYLIVRKGLEAKSIEDLKGKSLAIHRGRPWELTLAKLLDSKGLKLTDFKIYNLNPQAAYSALAAGKVDAVFTLSEAILQEDKGAGTIIWSTKSNPEWKMRTGLFARTEFTTQNPELTQLVVNAYIKAAHWASQPENRAAFLELASRGNNPTSVLERDYANEGGDWNDHFSPIIDQGFINHFDDVSKYTFENKLVQKEVASRDFIDPTFVNQGIDELGLTGFWKETPVTGPVQ
- a CDS encoding MFS transporter gives rise to the protein MSSAPESLSPSGAGTSEAAAPANPPLAAASPAVFLAGFSTLALISGISIGLAKVVTQFFALAIGADAFQIGLIMAMESIGMVLVTVPAGFIIARFGARRVYAIASLGPLIVNLLLPFASGVIGLAIGRLVIGLCIPFRIVSMNSTFLAQLNRIGVGKAGWYRGALTAGLALIGPALATVLTQHVDYVWSFAIIAALFGIMAVGSLYFFTDEAPSTPAPKALSASGIASEARTLLRNKDVSESCVIEFISSATGSLFAAFIIVVAAHLNGLTKEDGVHIMLFHGAMTVLALFGAGRLTRTLNKWIAYGIGLVLGTLALIILGTASGFAALAIGAVLLSAGQSIVHLVNMRLLSTHPGEKSKVSGLFNLSSMTGSSVGALAGGIVSKFAGVQSIYLLWLPVLWLAAGYLFFVLKGTNPHEA
- a CDS encoding ABC transporter permease gives rise to the protein MKPELERIPKSVKRFSDSNARKSKISERRSDSVRSENALKLILSVGSPLLLLIVWQAVTAFKLFPPEVLVSPTAVVSAFGEVITTGELQRHLSESLTRLAGGFTAGASLGLLFGLALALSKTVERVFGPTFQALRQVPVLAFIPMLILLLGIDEVFKIIIIAKAAFFPVALAAYDSVKGVPKSYFEVSSLYRAPWWVLISKILIPATIPNILAGVRLSLTRSWLVLVAAELIVADSGLGQMMEMGRQMFRLDIVMVGVIVAGVIGFGLDRLFQLLQAHALRWKTA